The window CTCCTCCATCGCGATCGGCTGGATGAGCTCCACGGTCATCTCGGTGTTGTCACCAGGCATGACCATCTCGACCCCACTCGGCAGCTCCACGCTGCCCGTCACGTCCGTCGTCCGGAAGTAGAACTGCGGCCGGTAGTTGTTGAAGAACGGCGTATGCCGGCCACCCTCGTCCTTGCCCAGGACATACACCTGGGCCTCGAACCTGGTGTGCGGGGTGATCGACCCGGGCTG is drawn from Euzebyales bacterium and contains these coding sequences:
- a CDS encoding elongation factor Tu, whose translation is QPGSITPHTRFEAQVYVLGKDEGGRHTPFFNNYRPQFYFRTTDVTGSVELPSGVEMVMPGDNTEMTVELIQPIAMEEGLRFAIREGGRTVGAGRVTKIHE